In Erigeron canadensis isolate Cc75 chromosome 8, C_canadensis_v1, whole genome shotgun sequence, the DNA window TCAGATTATTTGAACAGATTTACCAGATCTGATGCGAACAGAAGATTTCAGCACTGAGTTGGCTGACTGCAGCGACGGCaggtggctggtggtgatgaAACAGCGGCAGCTGGTGGCTGTCGCAAGGACTGATTGAACAGGAAGAAGGAAAAACAGCTCCAGCAGAGCAACCAGTGGCAGTAAACGATAAACAGCAGTGAACAGCAGCAATCAACAGCAAAACAGCAGATTACAGCCACAAACAGCAGCAGTAAACAGCAGCTAATCAGATCCAAACAGCAGCAGAACAAGATCAGCAAACAAAGAAGCAGAAAACAGCCTCTGAATCGCGAATTTCAGCAGCctaagctctgataccacttgttagaAACAGGTTGCACAGCAGAAGCAAAACAGAAAAATTAAGAACGAACACGAGAattaacgtggtatctcacacaatGTGTGTGAACTAATTCACGCCTGCAACTAAGGTTTTTTATTAGCTCAGTCGCTCAGTACAAAAATTACAATGCATAGACTAGATAACAGATTAGGGTTTGTTGGAGTAATGGACATAATGGGTTTacttaacaaaacaaaaacaggCCCTAAGGCCAACTAGCCCAAAAGGACTTCAAAACCCAACAAGCCTACAAGGATTCCTAATTGTTAGTGTAATGTGTACTCTACCTGAGTCAAAATGGAGAGTAAAATTGTTAGTGTTCAGTTCAATCAATTTATGAAATGTGTAAACTGATCAACTGACATTTCCTGCCCAGCTTTAAATAACTTGACTTCCATTGACTAGACCACTTGCTCCATTACCAATACACTGCCATATTGTTTAAATAATGGTTTTCTATAATAACTTCAATTCAGCTAGCAAACCACTTTTCCATCCTTTCACGTTTGCGCAGCCTGTAACTTTGGTTGGTTAATAATATCAGCTTAAGGTCCCCTAATAGAGTGacttatatcattttcatagCTCTCCGTGTCTCTTACAAGAAGTCAGCTGCATTAGAATCAGAGACAGTTCCTTTCTGTATGAAACTCCTGATTCCTGGTATAGGGAACCTCCGTTGGACTCCAAATCTTTGGAGAGGTTCAGAACAAAACCTCTTTTTGAATCACGAGAGGCATATTTGTTAGGGAAGCTTGAAGGACGGGACATATGTCTATCTACCAAAAAAAGAGCCCCATTCAAATAGAGCTAATCACATCATTATGTACAGTTGTGCAGAATGAGGGAAGGTTATCTGTCTACTAATACTGCAGCCTTATGGACAAAAGGCTTATCGCAATAGTAAgtgtaaaatgataattcgtctATAAAAGTAAGCTAAGTTGGAGTTAGAAGATAGGTTTACTGATACGCACcactatctctatatatatacccatgtaAATGCATATTGAATAtgtatctatacttctatactcctttataaagattATAGTCTCCCCTccttttagaaatagttacagTTACATTGAAAATGACCCAATTTCCCCTAATAAACCCCCTATATTAGGAAGAGTCATTAGAAATTATCAATTTGCCCTTAGTGAACTAATTTACACCTTAAACCCTTATCTTAGTAATTTACACTCGAATCCCTTATCTTCTAAAGTAGTTCAACCTACACCAGTTGACACCGCCGTTATCAACACCCGTCGCCCCCATCACCATATCGTCGTCCCCACCGTCACCGCTCCCTTGCGCGGGTACCCTACTAGTTATTAAATATGTATTTCTCATGTAGTAAGCTTAGGATCTATAGTTATGGACGTGACCACGTACTACTAATATTAACTTGCATGTTTACTTTATTTCTCCAAAAATCTAGGATAGGCAGTTCTTAGttattactatttatatatgtaacttGCATTTGAGTaaaggaaagaagaaaaatatttgGCAGTTGCTTCTCTCTCTAGTTCTCTATATCTTTGGGAGTTTTGTAGGTTTTTCTCCGTAAAGCCTATCAATTGGTTCTTCCATTGATCCTTAGCCCCCATGGCTTTGGAAGAACTCGGGCTCTCCATGTCTCTACCTCGCTTCACCGGTTCCTATCCTACTCGGTGGTTTTGTGAAGCTGAATGGTACTTCTCCTTTATGCAATCTATGAGAAAGAATGATTTCCATATGTTGTTGAGTTCTTTGATGATAAACCTCTTTATTGGTTCAATTCATGGTATTGAGGACCCGAACATCTCACATGATGAACGAAGTCGCTACCCAAACTTCCTCTTCCGCTTCCTCGTCCGATCCAACTACTAAATTGACCTATGATATGCCTAAACATGGGGTTGTCACACAAAGTCAGTTTTCCCCACACTGTTGACACCTCCTATTTCCATCCCAACTCACAAATGTCCAAAAATTCAGGATGTGATATCCATGGTCCCCTCCTCTCCGCCATTTGTTCACATCGTTATGACacacatcatcatcaccacAAAACTATCTGGCTTGATTCCCAACCGATCAAAACTGACAACTTCATCAAAGACGAGTCTTAGCATAATTTTGTTCGCTAGCCAGTGTTCAGTGTTGAAGAATAGAGACCCTAATGCCACCGGACGACGAGAATGGCGACCAGCGTGGCAAAATCGAACCGTCCTTGAGGACAAGGACGTTTTTAAGGGTGAGAGTGTAGATACGCACcactatctctatatatatacccacGTTAATGCAAATTGAATATGTATTACTAAATATGTATTTATCATGAAGTAAGCTTAGGATATATACTTATGGACGTGACCACACACTACTAATATTAACTTGCATGTTTACTTTATTTCTCCTAAAGTATAGAATAGGCAGTTCTTAGTTTTACTACTTACTGTGTAACTTGTATTTGAGTAAagggaagaagaaaaatatttgGCAGTAGCTTGTCTCTCTCGTTCTCTATATTTCTTTGGGAGTTTTGTAGGTTTTTCTCCGTAAAACCTATCATTTACAGATTCATCTCTTAGAGAAATTGTGATCTAAGGCAAATATTGAGTTAAAAGTATCTAGTTTTGGGTTGGGTTTACTTTTGATACATACGTGTGACAAAAGAGACGTTACAGAATCTGAAACAACATGTGATGTTTATCGGTAGTTAATTGTTTATAAATCATAGTAGTTGTTCTGTTCTAAGGGACAGCTTGCGAGATAAGGTGGTCTACTGTGATAGTAGAACCAAGGTCGGATTGTTATGACAGATTTCGGCCaacatgtacaaagcttagcaTGTAAGCCCAAAGAAGTTCCATCCTACAACTATGTGGCAATAGGAGGAGTAACCCACAAGCTTGTATAATTGCTTAAAGTTTTTACATGTTCTAATGTGGGAATTTGGTTTTACACTTTTACGTAACAGAACGAATTGCATTGCCTACAATTGGAATTGGACCAAACTATGTTTTCTACGCATATAAACTGAAACATTTTTATATGGATCGATGTTTGACTCATTATAACTGTTACGAGTTTAAGAACTATTATGACAAACTTTGATGTCTTctttataataacaataacacatTTCGGTAAACTGATCTTACGTCAAGGCAAGGAAGCCAGAGATAAATTGGTTTCAGATGCTTttgctaaaagaaaaaaaataagtatttcaCCCCTGTTCAGATAAATCTTACTGGTTTCTCCAACTATTCATCGTTTGCATATTAGGTTTGTTAGAGTACAGATATAAGTTGATGATCCAAATCAAATACCTTgatatttatttcttttgtgTTTAATTATAATAGAATGAGTGTGAACCCAACAAACAATAATTGCAAGTTAAACTGAATTTGCAACTAAATAGAGGTCAAAATCTATAGGGGTATTCCCTCTTGGAATCCATACAAAAATGCCTGTTATCTTCCTACCCTTCCCAACTTTCTCATcttacataaaaaaatttaggagAAAGGCCTACTCCAACTAATGACATTAAACAATTAACTCTTCTCGCCGTATTTTTATTCTTTAGACGGCTATTTGATGTTTTACTTTTATGAATCCCACCTACATATCATGCTCACAAGTTACAAGTCACGTCAACCAAAACAACCCTTGATCACATCTTCATTTCTTTTTACAAATTGTTTCTTAGCAATGCAACTTTAACAAGAATCACATATCACATATGACTGACCAAAACATATAACCTCACTATAATATAAGTTGTTCCTGTATATAATCAGATCATTTTCTTCCCCATAAATAATTTACTTCTACACAATACTCGCAAActtataaaatacatttaagcCGGGATCAGTTTGGAAGCAGTCTTTCTACCTTTGGGTAAAAGTATGACCGTCTAAATCTTACCTCCACATACCCGGCATATCTATATGATTGGGAATCGTGGTGGTTGCTATACAAAAGTCATAACTTATAACTAAATTAACAGAAAAGACTCCCACCCACAAATAGACAATCAAGATtcaaaaaatacataaacaagATAAACATAACCAACaatataaaaacaatgaaaagaTATTCAGAAAGTGGACTAACCCAAGAACAGATAAAGTAGTTAGAACAAGAGGCTTAAGTTGTAGCCAATAACCAACAGGAATAGCACCACGAAGCTCAATCACAGGCAGTGTAGCCAAAGCAAACACAACAGCTTCATCCGGCCAACCTGACCCTCTTAAAAAATTTGCAAACTTTAGCCCAAAGCTTGAAGCTTTAATGGATTTCACACCAATTTTTGCTTGTTGAGCTTTAGACTCGCTAGGTGAAAATGCAAACAAAGCTACTGAAACAGAAGCCCATAAGAATACCCAGAATATGAATTTGGCTGGTGAGGTTTGAACCAATGGTAAAGTTTCatccttttcaagattttcaaggatttcatttgtttttgttgatgaatatattgAAGAAATTGGTCCTGTAGAGCAAGTTTTTAGGTGAAAAATGAATTGGGGTGAGGGCGAAATTGGTTTTGAAATGAAGGGGGATTGATTGTTTTGAAGGAATGTGAAAGATATTTGGTGGATTGAGGTTTTGAAATGAGGTTTTTTGGGGGATAGTTTCAAGATTGTTGTTGATGGGTGTGAGAGATAGGAAGCCATTGATAGTGAGGAGTGTGTTTAATTTGTGAGAAATAAACAAGGGATTTTATATGCAAGTTGAAAAGGGTTTGGTTCTTTTGGTAccaaaaaaaacatcaaaatctTCCAAGgttatacatttgaaaattgaaatgattggagtattattttttgtattcCATGATATGTAATGTGTTATTGTAAAAATAACTACATCAAACATTTTCTAGTTACAtttcagttttaaaataaaagctacaaataatcaaatatatgatgtatatctttttttattgttataattcAGTTATAATCTCACTTGATTAATCTTGTTTCAAAAAAGCTTTATAACTATAATATGTATTTTTGGCACAATTTTAATGGTCACAttttaatttacacattttcattttatttaatctaTGGTGGATTGGTGTCTAGTATTTAGCCAATTAATTCAAGAAGTAATTGAGTGACGTATCTTGAGGAAAGTCGGGGTGACAAAAATTGCAGGAACTAAAACTAATactaaagtttttatttttcaagcGAAGTATGGATAAAATAATACCAGGGAGTAAAAAACCAGAATGGGTTGATGCCCCTATGGATCCTTAAGGCTATGAGGAGCAAGGCTTCCTCATAAAGCCCCTCCTCGAATCATCTTTTGACAAGTGTCAATCCAGTCATCTAGGGGCTTTCTCCCATATTCACATGAAGCAAGGCTTCTTCATAATGTCTTTTTGTGGGCCaaacatgtattttttatttttttgttttatgttttgtttaacaaaactttGGTTTTACAATTTATTTACCTTTGAGTTTTTACTTTTACAAAAAAAACCCTTCAAAATTGAGAATGTccaaaatattcaatatattagtCGTCCTTTGATATTTAATAAAGTTCAAATACGAGAACTCGAGTCAGTAACTCAGCATGGCAGTCATGGTGTTGGTTTTGAATTAACTCTCAAAATCAAGCTTCCCGCACCATTATATCTTTGTTGAAAATACCTATAATTCCTCTCCAAGTCACCGGTAATCcttaaaaataaaggtttatGCATACGAAAATTGTCTCGGGTTGAATGTTGGTGCATCAACAAAATAGTCTTGCATCAACCGTCGTTCGGCCTCCTCTCGTCGCCTATCAATAACAACCCTACGATGAAATCCCCTCAGTGGTGGCTCTTTATCTTCATTTTCGGCCACAACATGTCTAACTAAGTTAACAGCTAAAACTACCGCACTTTCGACGGCATCAACATATTCGTCGGAGCCTATAGAATTAAAAGAAGATGACGTTGATGAAGATGATCAACATTTCGACGGCTAAAACTACCGCACTCAAATTTTATGATAACATGTGTTACGGTTATATTATTCAATGCAGCAATTACAAAGTTAttgaactttttattattattaactaaaTATTACCTTATTTTAATCAAATCGAATAGTACTGTTCTTTATTTATAGAGACGTTGATAATGATTGATGGACAAAAGCGCATATGAAGACAAGGAAGGCAGGGGATTAACCAAGGGGATAGGTAATTAATCAATTAACTATTGGATTAATTGTCCATTTTCTATGATTCCAAAAGGTGTTTGAGAGTGGGATATTGCCCcctttttatgttattttgtgATGAGGCTATCTGGTTTACTATCCATGAAATGacaatttataacaaaaatgacaatttaTAACAAAGCGAAGAAATAAACAGAACTGTAATATATACAAAGACTTGGGATAATATAAACCTAAAAAATGTTGAGGCCATTTCATGTATCTACAATACATGAAAAGTTGCCTATGTTAGAAAGATTACGTCATGTCATATTGATAGAGATTGATTTCTAGAGAGTGGTTGAATGGTTATGATGAAAATAATTGTTAAATTTATTTAGAGTTTTGGTAGGGGTTAAATTAGAGTTTTCGCTCGCTAGACATTTACAGGGATGCAACCTTTTTCACCATGCTATAACGTGAATAATCGAATTAGCTTCAACACGCATTAACATCACACTTACCAACTCTTTTTTGAGTTTAACCTAAGATTCATTTGATTCAAATAAATAACAATACCACTAAACTAGCATTAGTACTTGAGCAATGAGGCTTGACTTATAATTTGTATTTCATAACTATACGAACTAACAAGGGGTCAGTCGCGAGAGATAGAAGGGGTGGTCCAGCGGGTAGGCTGGAGGGGGGCTCGTCAGGGGGATAGAGTTGtaagaaattaagaaaaatcATTATGTATCATAGGTTTTTTTTCCTACAATATATTCAAATGGCTAAGTTTCAACATTCTCATTATATTTTCGTGTGCCGATATTGATTTAAACCAAAATATATAGTGTATTGACTTTATAAACCAATAAGCATATCGAACAACAAACACCTAGTATCATCAACACGCAACAAGGACTTAAAATAGCACACTAAACCATCTAGCCTAGATGGTGTACATAAAACTTATTTCTAATATCACGCATTAAAATACATTCGAAAT includes these proteins:
- the LOC122609836 gene encoding uncharacterized protein LOC122609836 — its product is MASYLSHPSTTILKLSPKKPHFKTSIHQISFTFLQNNQSPFISKPISPSPQFIFHLKTCSTGPISSIYSSTKTNEILENLEKDETLPLVQTSPAKFIFWVFLWASVSVALFAFSPSESKAQQAKIGVKSIKASSFGLKFANFLRGSGWPDEAVVFALATLPVIELRGAIPVGYWLQLKPLVLTTLSVLGNMVPVPFIILYLKPLATFLAGTSKSASRFLDLLFKKAKSKAGPVEEFQWLGLMLFVAVPFPGTGAWTGAFIASILDIPFWSAVSANFCGVVLAGLLVNMLVNIGLKYAIVACIVMFIASGFMWSFLRVLRKRFTSS